The genome window ATCAACTTCCGGATCACCGAGGACATCCTGATAGTCCGTTCCGCAAAATGCAATGTTGTATTTACGGGCCAGATTGGCTGCCGATAATCCGTTTGCGCTGACAATGTGCTTGATCGACGCATTTTTCAATAGCGGAAGCAATGTTGCCGACGTGTAATGCCCGGCCCCTATGATGCCGATTACCCCATCATTTCCCGAAAAACTTTGCCTGAATAACTGAATTGATCTTTTTGACAAGCATGTTTCAGGATAATCCAGGATCACCGCAATACTTTTTTGAGCATCCAGATTGGCATAGGCAGCCTTAAAATCATTTAGCGGGAAATTTCCACCAATCAAATAGGAAGGATCGAACGAGCCGTTCGACATCAAATGAAGCACTGCCTGAAAGTTGCGGTTCTCTGTCCAGCGGACATAAGCATGCGGATAGTCATTACCATTTTGCTCATATTCAGCATCATAGCGACCCGGGCCGTAGGAGCAAGAAACCTGGAATGTCAATTCTTTTTCATAAAAATCCGAGCGGTGGATCCGAAGATCAGCCGTTCCGATCAATACAATTTTACCTCGTTTTCGCGTAAGCCGTGCTGCTTGCGATAAAATATGATCAGATTGAGAAGCAGTGGCAATGATGACGGCGTCGGCACCAAAGCCGTTTGTGAGGCTTTTGATGCAATGTTCAGGGCTTAGTGAATTTGGGTTAATAGCTGCAAAACCTCTCGAAACGGCCACTTTGAGCCTTTCCTCGTTCGTCTCAATGCCAATTACATTACATCCGCTGATTTTCAGCATTTCGGCAGTCAGCAAGCCAATAAGTCCCAGCCCGATCACAACGACAGTCTCTCCGAGGGAAGGCGACACGAGCCGGACCGCATTCAGTCCAATGGACGTCAGTACAGTAAAAACTGCCTGATCATCAGCAACATTCGCAGGAATTTTTGCCAGTAGATTTCTTGGAATGCAAACCATTTCTGCATGCGGCCCGTTGCTCACAATCCGGTCTCCGACTTGAATGTCCTGCACGCCTTCGCCTATTTCTAAAACGTGTCCCACATTGCAGTAACCTAATGGAATGGGCTGAGCGAGCCTGTTAGATATGCTTTTAATTGCAGAGATCAAGCCATCGGATCTTATTTTCTGAATGGCGAGCAGGAACTTGTCAGGCTGTAATTTTGCCTTTTGAAATGGATTTGCTTTTGAGAAACGGATCAATGCGCGCTCGGTTCCTGCTGAGATCAGGCTTTTGTGCGTCTGGATCAGCACATAACCCGGCTGGACAATCGGAGGTGGGACTTCCTGCAACGAAGTTTCCCCCGTTCGCAGGTTTTGCGTAAGCTGCTTCATGAAATATAGTGTGTTATTGAGTGCCGGAAATTACAATGTTAAATGCAATAACAAAATTTTAATATTTTTGATAATTACAATTCAAGTAAAAAAAGCAAATCCAGCTTAATTAAAGCATGAAAAAACTGAATATTGGAATCGTAGGTTATAAGTTTATGGGCCGCGCGCACAGCAATGCCTGGAAGAAAGCACCGCAATTTTTTGACATGCCCGCAACGCCCGTGTTGAAAGCAGCATGCGGCAGACATGAGGGTTCACTCAAAGAATTTGCCGAAAAATGGGGCTGGGAAGAAACCGAAACCGACTGGAAAAAGCTCGTTTCCAGGCCAGATATTGACATTATCGACGTTGCACTGCCTCAGCAACTGCATTACGAAGTCGCTCTCGCTGCTGCTAAGGAAGGCAAGCATATATTTTGTGAAAAACCGCTTTCCATGAACAGCAAGCAAGCAGAGGAAATGCTGAAAGCCTGTGAGGATAACAATGTCAAGCATTATCTCAACCACAATTACAGAAGAACGCCGGCGGTTTCTTTTGCCAAAAAGATGATTGAAGATGGCAAAGTCGGCCGCATTTTCCATTGGCGCTGTGCCTATCAGCAAGACTGGATCATTGACCCCAACTTCCCTTTAACCTGGCAGTTACAAAAAGAATATGCACAGGCCGGCCCGCAATGGGACTTAAATTCTCACGCTGTTGATCTCGCACATTATCTTGTGGGCGACATCGCAAGCGTTTCTTCGTTGACTGCGAATTTTATTAAAAGTCGCCCGATTGTGGAAGGTGGCGGGACAACCGGAAATCTGACGGCAGGCGAAGTTGGCACCGAAATGGGCGAAGTAACCGTGGAAGACGCTGCATTGATGATGGTGATGTTTAAAAACGGCGCAATAGGCTCATTTGAAGCCACGCGTTTTGCCGCAGGCCGGAAAAACAGGCTGACTTTTGAGATCTACGGAAGCAAGGGCAGTCTCTGTTTCGATCTGGAAAGGATGAACGAACTGCAATATTTTTCGCGGGAAGACGAAAGCGGGCAGCAAGGTTTCCGGACCATTCTGGCAACCGAGGCAGCGCATCCTTATGCCGGAAACTGGTGGCCAGCCGGGCACATTATAGGTTATGAACATTCATTTGTGCACGCTGTCGTGGATTTTGTAGCGGCCATTGAAAACGATACGGCGATCAAGCCCGATTTTTCAGACGGCTTAAAGATCATCCAGGTTCTGGAAGCTGGCCTAGAATCCGCGGCATCCAAGCGCCAGGTTGATCTGTAAAATATTTTCAAGCCACCTTTGACAAAATCAACAATAAAAGATTGCGATCACGTATATGTATATTCGTTTGTTAAAGGTGGTTTGAATTGCTTACCTCAACACATTTGAGTTAACAACGGTTACAACTAGTTACCGTTAATTTACTGATCCTAACCGGAGAATCATCGCTTATTCCAAGCGATGCAATTATTTCTACCTTCCGTTCTATTAAATGCTAAATGATGGCATTCACCATGAAACGGAATTGCGTATGAAACAACACTACTTTTTATCTCATTTCAAATCTTCTCTTATACCAGCCTTGCTGCTGCTAGTAACATGCTCATTAAGCAGCTGCTTCCTCAAACAAGACCGCACAACCACGGTTTACGGGACGATTACGGATCAGAACGGGAAGCCGGTTGATAGTATTATGGTGATCTTAACAGGTCTCAAATTCAATAATGGGACCGTTCTGAAGGAAGTCTATTCTGACAAGGATGGAAATTTTGAGCTAGTTGCCGACCTCCCGAAAAAATATAGTGCTATTAATGTAGAAGTGCCTTTTCTCCCCCATAAGAATTCAAAATTCCAGAACAATTATAATGGCTTTAAAATCGAAAAAGACGGAGTTCCTACGAACAATTGCTGCACTGCATCAATAGGCGAAAAAACCAAATACGATTTTCAATTAATTCCTAAATAACACGCTATGAAGCACATACAACGAGATTTATCAATCTTATCTAAACACGTACTATACATTTTCATGCATTTACTAACCATTATTCACCTCCAAAGCTGCTTTCTCAAACAAGATCGCACGACGACGGTTTATGGGACGATTACGGATCAGAATGGAGAGCCGGTGGATAGTATTTTGGTGACTGCCCAAGGGTCTAAACATGTGAAGTACGAGATTTTTGATGAAGCTTTTACAGATGAGACCGGGCATTACGAATTAGTCGCTGACGTGCCCCGACAAGCTCATTCGGTAAATGTGGTAATCCCATTTTCACTGAATAAAAATCCAAAATTTGGAAAACACTTTAAAGACTACTTGGTCTTTAAAAACGAGATAAGAACACTGAACTGCTGCAACCTTGATATTGGCGGGAAAACAAGGTATGACTTTCAGTTAATCGCTAAATAACCAAATCACTCACTTAACCATACACTAAAATGTATCACTTTGCAGCTGCTGCAAGGAGAGGACGTTATTGTCTTCTTCCAGCCCTTCTTTTTGTCTTTTCTATCACTTTTGCTCAGGATTACGAGCAGCTACGGCAACAAAAAATCAACAGTCTCGACTTCTCCGGCCTTGGGCAAATGCTATTTCTTAATGCTGGCCTAACTAATCAAAATGAAATTAATTACTTCAAAAATTTAAACAGACAACAAGGAAAAACTCCTGAGCCGGTGTCTTCCGAGGAATGGCAGAATTTATATGAGAGACTGGTCGATACAGACCTGAGACCCGCTCAGGATCGGCTTCCGGAACTTGCAAAACTTGTTGAAACGGATGCCGCAAAACTTACAAAAAGCAATATTATCCCGATTGCATTCATCAATCTCGAAGGCATTTATCTATCTGATGGTGCGCTTAATAAAAACGAAGCACTTAAAAAAGCCGGAAAATCGGTAGATTTTGCAAAATATGAAAAGGTAAGAATCGTATCTGCAGCGGTAATGCAGGAAGATTTGTACCAGTCCAATGTTTCTTTTCTACTGGACGAAGCTCTAAACATTGACAACCATGCTCACAAAATCGATTCTGTGGAGATTGATTTCATTGACGGGCGAGGCTTTACCGCTTATCCGGTAACAAAGAAGTTAATTCCCCATCGTTTTAATTCGATCGGCGAGCATAGCGTAAGAATTCGTTTTGCCATTGGTAATACTAATTATCTCTTTGAAACGAAAGTGAATGTAAGGCAAATGGAACGCCTAAAACCTTACATGGAAATGGAAGTGACTGCAAAGCCGTTTCAATCTGTCGCTTCGGATTCATCTGCCAGAACAGCATTGGCAGGAGGCACCATTCGCATTATTAAAGGATGTGATCAAATATTTGACAAACCCATCATTATTGCAGAAGGTTTTGACATGGGGCAGGATGTAAATCTCGATGCCATTGAAACAAATTATAAAGATCCGCTCAACCAGTTTTTAATTGAAGGCTACGATCTGGTACTGCTCGATTACAACGACGGACGAGCTGCTATTCAGGATAATGCACAGGTCTTAAAGGCGGTCATCGAACTTGTAAACACGCAAAAGACCGGCAATGTTGAATCTATCATTATCGGTGAAAGCATGAGCGGATTGGTTGCCAGGTGGGCATTGCGGGAAATGGAAAATGCAGGACAAGCACACCACGTAAAGCTGATGCTCTGTTACGATACGCCGCATCAGGGTGCGAATGTGCCAGTTGGGCTGACGCAGCTGGCCTATGAGGCACACCCAACAATGCTTACCAACTTCATTCTCAAATTTTTTGCCAAGCGCTGGCGAAATTATTACAAAGCATTGGGGACACCTGCTGCAAAGCAACTATTGCTACATCAGGCAGCGCATCCAAATACGGGCATGAAGCACGCCGACTTTGATAGTTTCCGCACGCAACTCACCGCACTCGGAAATGGCGGCTATCCCCAGAATTGCCGCAATATCGCCGTAATTCATGGCAGTATGGATGCGGGCGACCGTACATTGTTTAATAACTATAATTATGGCAGCAGATTGCTACTAAGTTGGACACCATTAGGACTGCAAAACACCAATATCGACATTCATACCAATGATATCAATAAAGCTAGTAGTGTGTTCAAATTCGCTTCGTGGGGACATCTATGGAATAGAAAAGCTGTTAACCGGACTTACCTAAGTGCTTTAAACGATGATTTTCTTCCTGGTGGACGCACACAATCCGGCGTTCCCAATAAGTTGATTGGTAAGAAGACCCATTTTGAGTTTTGTTTCGTGCCAACATTTAGTTCAATAGATTATCAGGGGCCTAGGTCTACACAAACAGAGAGAGAATTATTAAATGTTTGGAATATTGGTCCAGCGCAATCACCTTTCGCTGCAGTTTATGGGAGAAATGATAACATCAATACTATACACGTTCGAGCAAATTTCATAAACTGGACTTTGATAGGCCTCGCCGAAGGCCTGCTATCCGGCAATGCAGCCTGCCCGGCGCTTCCTGTTCCGCCAATTCCTGTTATCGTCCCTTTCAACACATGCTATCCATTTGGCAAGAAGCGTACGACCGAGGACAACACAGCAAACATTACGGTCTCTTTGAAGAATGCTTCCAATGGGCAATATGTGCATAACTGGACGGTTTTGCCATCCAATCAATATTTTACAACTACCGGTGACCAGATTACATTTCAGGCTGAAAAAGCGGACCATTATGAAGTTACCTGTGTTCGTACTCATCCAAACCGCAGGGATTTGAGCGCGACATCAACAGCAACGATCTGGGTTTATGATTGCGATAATGTTCCAGCGAAGCCGGATGAAGACCAATTGGTGTTTGCAGATGCGGCTGATGTTTGGGAAGGTGATTTCTTACTGACCACGGCTGTGGATTCACTTGCCGTCTTTGCACATTATCACCAAGCGTCCAAGGTTTTATACGCGTCACTGCAAAACGGTACATTCATTCCAAGCAGCAAGCTCAAAGCCAGTGGCATGTTTGATGAATTTGCAGCACTTTTCGCAGAAGAAGATCCTGGCAATCCTCTTCCCGTACGGTTGGTTTCGTTTGAAGCTGCGGCCGAAGGCATGCGTGCATTACTGACATGGGCGACAGCAGCAGAAATCAACAGCGATAAATTCATCATTGAGCGAAGTTCGTCCGGTAAAGACTGGATCGAAATTGGTCAGGTGAAGGCGCGAAGTCTGAGCGTAGCGAAGGAAGCGTATGAATTTTATGATAGGGATATTGATCTTAAAATGGGCTACTATCGCTTGAAAATGATTGATACGGATGGCACATTCGCTTACAGCAAGATCAAAACGCTGAGATTCGACGGTATGGAACCCGCCATATTTCCAAATCCGATCGGCAATGATGGATTAATACATTTGGCAGACGGTGCCAATGCTGCAAACATCGCCATTTTCGATATTTCAGGACTGAAAGTGTTTGAAAAGAGTGGTGCAGCAACGCAGATTAATGTTGAGAAACTTCCACCGGGAAATTATATCATCCGCATCCGATTGAAAGATGGAACTGAGACGAGCCGGTTGGTTGTGAAGAAATAGGTAATAATATTGAAAAACCCTGATCACGTATATCCAATTTCGTTCGTTAAAGGCATCTTTTCAAACTCCCGTAAATTGTTGACGTTTAGGACATAAGTAAAAAAGCATTGACTTATGCCTTAACTATCTGATAGCAAGTGATATTGGATCATTTTTAAATAAACACTTTTCGCACTATGAAAATAACATTACAAATACTCGCACTTATTTTAGCCAGTCTGACTGGATTTGCACAATGGAGTACAGATCCGACACAGGGAAATTTAATCCGCCAGGGGACAAACGCGATAGAGGACTTTACCCTTCACACAGATAATACTGGTGGAACATTCCTTGTCTGGGAAGATTGGCGGACATTCGGCCCGAATATCTATGCACAACGCATTACCACAGCTGGTTCGCCAAAGTGGGATGAAAATGAAGGACATATAGTCCGCCCGATGCAGGGTAACGGTGAAATGATCGCCAGCATTATGGAAATGGGATCGACAAGTGATGGAAATGGAAATGCTATCATCGCATGGTCAGATAACCGAGATGGCTTACATGTCTATGTCCAGAAGATTAACGATAACGGTGAAATGCAGTGGCAAAAGGATGGCCAAAATATTTGTAACCCATGCGCTTATGCTGATAAAGTAAAGATCATAAGTGATGGGAGCGGTGGATCGATCATTGCATGGAGTGGCGAAAGAGCTTTCGGTGAAGTTAGTGAAGTTTATATGCAACGGATCAATGAAAACGGTGTAAGTCAATGGCAAAGCAATGGTGCAAGGGTAACGAACAACGACGAGTATCACAAAATTTTACTAAACATTGTGAGCGACGGAAACAATGGTGCAATTGTAACATGGGAATATCAGCAGGATGGAATAAGTGAAATACGTGCCCAACGATTAGATAACAATGGTAACGCCCTCTGGGCGGCCGAAGGAACTATTTTAGGCAATTTCACTGACGGTAATGCAAGACAACTGGAATCTATAACTGATGGCAATGGCGGAATAATAACTGTTTGGTATGACGTGCGTAATTCTTCCGGAAACCTGTATGCGCAAAAAATCAATTCGAATGGACAACCGCAATGGACTTTTGGAGGACTTCCCATTTGTACTGCAAATGGAGATCAGACTCGTGCTAATATTGTCAGTGATGCGCAAGGAGGGGCAATCATCGCTTGGGAAGATCCGAGAAATGGCCCTCCTAACATTTACGCGCAACGGATAAATGCCAGCGGCCAGGCTCAATGGTCAGCTGACGGCATACCAGTTTATGCGCAATCTTTTAATCAGGTTAATCCACAAGTAACGCCTGACGGCGAGGGTGGTGCTGTTATATGTTGGACTGACGCCAGGAATGCCGGGGTTCCAGATAACCACAGAGACGTGTATGCCCAGCGCGTGAATGACTCCGGAACTTTACTATGGGAAAGTAACGGCATTCCGGTTGCCATTGGAGAGAGTGATCAGGGCGGTGTTGCAATCACCACTGATGATAATGGAGCCTTTGTGATCGTCTGGCTTGGTGACTACGACAGCATATTTGCATCTCGCCTTGGCAAGGACGGTGTGCTCCCCGTTACGCTGGTCACATTCGAGGCTCGTGCTGAAAATGACAATGCAGTTTTAACATGGACAACCAGTCAGGAAATCGTTAATAAGGGTTTTGAAATTCAACGCAGCGCCGATGCTAAGCATTTTGATAAGATTACGTTCGTAAATCCTTATAGCAGCGGATCCGACACGACTCAAAACTATCAATATACCGACCGCGCCCCACTCCCGGGCACTAATTATTACCGCCTCAAACAACTCGATCACGACGGAAAATTTGCTTACAGCAAGATGGTTCATGTCAACCTTCCCAAGACTTCCCATATATCCGTCTATCCCAATCCTACAATAGGTGATCTCTTCGTTGAAACAGAGAACGTTAGTGAGCGTCTACAAGTTATAGATATGCTTGGTCGCACTGTTCTTGACAAGCGCGTAGTTAAGCCCAGAACACACATTAATGTTAAGGATTTATCACCTGGAATGTATATTATAAAGGGAGGTGCTTTGAGTCAGGTTTTTGTGAAGCAATAGGTGTCATAGTTTTGCTAATCAAGCTATTAATTTGATATGAAACATTTATTCACTCTATTTTCTCTCCTTGTATTTCCGTGTTATGCCTTCGCGCAATGGAATGACAACCCGTCAATTAACACGAGGATTTGCGATTCTGAAGCCCTCCAAGATGATCACGAGCTTGCTGCTGACAATGCAGGTGGAACATTTATAGCATGGAAAGATTTACGTTCGGGAGCTCTTCATTTATATGCTCAACACATTGATTCGGAAGGATTTAAGAAATGGCCAGGCGAAGGTGTGCCCATAGCCACTGCGACGGAAAGCGACGAATATTTGATGGATTTCAAGCTTGTTGCGGATGGAGATGGTGGTGTTATTATCGTTTGGGCAGACGCACGAAATCAAGCTCCTTATGAATTCGATGCGGATATTTACGCCCAAAGAATAAATGCTAATGGTGAGGTTCAATGGACTTTCAATGGGGAAACCATATGTGATGCGTTAGGACTACAACACAGCATAGATGTAATGGAAGATGGTTCTGGCGGCGTATTCATTGTATGGGAGGATAAGCGGGACATTAACCCAAATATTTACGCCCAACACGTCAATCATTCCGGCAAGGCTGAATGGACAGCTAATGGTATGCCTGTTAGTAAAGACAATGTAAATCCCAATATCCGTCCGCAATTGGTCGCCGATGGGAATGAGGGGTTAATGGTATTTTGGCATCAAACTACATCGCCCTACGACCGCTATTATAAAGCCCAGCACCTTAGCAAAACGGGCGCTCAGCAATGGTCAAATGGCGGGCTCCAGATTATCACCCTTGGCTACGCTGACCCTTTTATAAAGCCGGAAATTATAGCTGACGGTGAAGGCGGAGCGATTGTTTCTTGGTATGAACACCTTGGAGATAGTCACCAAATCCTCGCCCAGCGCATTAATTCAACTGGTTTATCAATGTGGCCTGGCAGAGCCATTTATGTATGTGAAAGTATACTCGGCCGCGCGTTTCCAGAGATGGTGACTGATAATAGTGGAGGTGCAATAGTTATTTGGGCACACGGGCCAATTTTGCAACCCAATGCTATCCACGGCCAGAGAGTAAACGCTGCTGGTCAATTGCTATGGCCAACGATAGGATTACCTGTTATAAATAGAAATACCAGGGTATATGACTATCAACTTGTAACTGACGGAACGGACGGGGCTATTATTGCATGGACAGATGCTACATCCGATATCCGTGGACAACGAGTTACAGGCTTGGGTGTTCGTCAGTGGCACATTAAGGGTGCCACAATCTGCAGTGCAGATAACAATCAAGCTAGAATCAGAATGGTTAGCAATGGAAATTATGAAGCTCTTGTCTTTTGGTTAGACCGGAGAATTGAACCACGCCAGATATACGGCACCTTAACAAACAATCAGATTCTTTTGCCAGTGACACTAATTGCATTTGACGCCTTTGCTGAGCATAGCCAGGTTCAGTTGTTATGGACGACGTCAATGGAAACAAATAATGAGCGTTTCGACATTGAAAGAAGCAGAGACGGCAAAAAATTTGAAAAGATCGGTGAGGTTTTAGCTTCGTCTGATTCAGCTGCCGAAAAACACTATCGATTTACTGACCCTGCCCCCATCTCAGGAATTAATTACTATCGCCTCAGGCAACTCGATCATGACGGGAAATTTGCTTACAGTAAAATGGCCGTGGTAGAATCCGTCGGGGATGAAGATTTCAGCATTTATCCAAATCCCTCCCATGACCGAGTAAATATCAAATCTTCAAAAACGCTGACAAAGCTGGAAATCGTAAATATGATCGGCATTACTGTAATAACCGTCCCTGTTTCCAGTAATCATTTACCGGTTGACATCAGTTCCTTGCAGCCAGGTTTGTATGTTGTGAGAGCAGGTGTGACAAGTAAACTTTTTGTAAAGAACTGAACGGTCCCTGATCCGTTGCTTGCGAGCGGACGCCGCACGGGCAGTTATAAATGAAAAAAGAGCACCGATTTCTCGATGCTCTTTTAATCGTGGGAGTTGAGGGATTCGAACCCCCGACCCTCTGCTTGTAAGGCAGATGCTCTGAACCAACTGAGCTAAACTCCCTTTTTCCCCGTCGTTTGGGAGTGCAAATATGTAGGACGAAAATCTTCTCTGCAACTTTTTTGATAAAAAAAATTTAAAAAAATTGCAATTCATTGAAGATCAAGGCACATTTTATTCAAAATTTAAATACAATGTAACCGTGTGCGTGGACAATTTATTGATCCCGGTCCCTAAGGAATTTTTAGAAGGGTTGAAAACATTGGTTAACCCATGAGAAAAGCGCAGTTCTGGCGCGAATTTGAAAAATTCGAAAAACTGCTCGTAGCCAATGCCGTAGTCAAGCGAGAAATCACTCGATTTTGTGTCCAGCTGGCCGCCGCCCCGGTTTCTCTTTACATTGGTTTCCAAACCCAAAGTAAAGCCGGCAAGCATATACATTCTGGAATTTACCCTGCGTAAGGATTTGTATTTCAACAACAAAGGAATCTCAATCCAGGTCGATTCACGCTTTTCAGTCTTTTCGACGCCATTAGGGTAGCTGAACTTGACATTCCGGTCGTATAGGGAGACCGAGGGCGTGGTGCGGATGTCGAAATGGTCCGTCAGAAATGCATTGACGATAAAGCCCATGCGGAATGCCGCGTTGGTTGGGGATTGGATTACGAATGCGGAGTCTTTGGAGACAAAATCGTTGCTGTGCTTGATATTGAAGCGGGTGAATGGCACGCCGAAAAGGATACCATAATGGATAGGCTTGTCATCGTAAAATTCCAAATGACGGCGCCTGTACCCTATTCCCTGTGATTTCACTTCCTGAGCCGCCATCAGCAGCAAAAGAATGCCTAATATTATTTTTGCCCTATGTAAATCGAACAAATCCCGAAGGTAAGTGTAATGCATTTGGTATTGATAAAACCTGCTTTTTTATAGATTTCAAGAAAAGCTTCCCCATCCGGAAACGCCTGAACAGACTCGGGCAGATATGTATACGCCGAACTGTCTTTGGAAACGCTTTTACCGATCAATGGCAATATATATTTGAAATAAAAATTATAA of Dyadobacter chenhuakuii contains these proteins:
- the porT gene encoding type IX secretion/gliding motility protein PorT/SprT, which encodes MHYTYLRDLFDLHRAKIILGILLLLMAAQEVKSQGIGYRRRHLEFYDDKPIHYGILFGVPFTRFNIKHSNDFVSKDSAFVIQSPTNAAFRMGFIVNAFLTDHFDIRTTPSVSLYDRNVKFSYPNGVEKTEKRESTWIEIPLLLKYKSLRRVNSRMYMLAGFTLGLETNVKRNRGGGQLDTKSSDFSLDYGIGYEQFFEFFKFAPELRFSHGLTNVFNPSKNSLGTGINKLSTHTVTLYLNFE